A stretch of the Erpetoichthys calabaricus chromosome 3, fErpCal1.3, whole genome shotgun sequence genome encodes the following:
- the kcns3a gene encoding potassium voltage-gated channel subfamily S member 3: MVYGQILHRSGTEEEVINLNVGGFKKKINQSTLLKFPQTRLGRLLNCKSEEAILELCDDYSVVDKEYYFDRSPCLFRYVLNFYYTGRLHVMEELCVFSFSQEIEYWGINMLSLDSCCSNRYQERKEDVSNKDWDQKSDEQQSYDSSFEELSALDKEMEKFEGAWCSNIRKNVWLRIEYPGYSLPAKLFAIASLSVVLTSIAAMCVHSMPEFQVFDANDNEIEDPILVVLEIVCIIWFSAEFVVRLTVAPCLRKFFTNPLNTIDFVSIIPFYATLAVDKVDEESEDLENVGKVVQILRLMRIFRILKLARHSVGLRSLGATLRHSYHEVGLLLLFLAVGISIFSVLVYSVEKDEDESALHNIPVGWWWATISMTTVGYGDTYPVSLAGKLIGSLCIICGILVVALPITIIFNKFSKYYQRQKLVDVDQCNGESKDQVPSLPYFNVRDLYAQRMNSFIASLSSISSMSSDQDCTDPSSIQETDTLYNANALNNGTAK; encoded by the coding sequence ATGGTGTACGGACAGATCCTCCATAGAAGTGGGACAGAGGAGGAGGTCATTAACTTGAATGTTGGAGGTTTCAAGAAGAAAATCAACCAGAGTACCCTGCTGAAGTTCCCTCAGACCCGACTGGGTAGACTTTTGAACTGCAAATCGGAAGAGGCCATTTTGGAGCTGTGTGATGATTACAGTGTGGTGGATAAAGAGTATTATTTTGACAGGAGTCCTTGCTTATTTAGATATGTCCTGAACTTTTACTACACTGGAAGGCTTCATGTAATGGAAGAgctgtgtgtgttttcctttagCCAGGAAATTGAATACTGGGGGATCAACATGCTTTCTTTGGATTCCTGTTGCAGCAACAGATATCAGGAACGCAAAGAGGATGTCTCAAACAAAGATTGGGATCAAAAAAGTGATGAACAGCAGAGCTACGATTCTTCTTTTGAAGAACTGTCGGCATTGGacaaagaaatggagaaattTGAAGGTGCCTGGTGCTCTAATATTAGAAAGAATGTGTGGCTTAGAATTGAGTACCCTGGCTATTCTTTGCCTGCTAAACTTTTTGCCATTGCTTCCTTGAGTGTGGTGCTCACATCTATTGCCGCCATGTGTGTACATAGCATGCCTGAATTCCAAGTTTTTGACGCCAATGATAACGAAATTGAGGATCCCATCTTGGTTGTGCTAGAGATTGTATGCATCATCTGGTTTTCCGCTGAATTTGTGGTCCGCTTGACTGTTGCTCCTTGTCTTCGAAAGTTTTTTACTAATCCTTTAAACACCATAGACTTTGTGTCTATTATTCCTTTCTATGCCACCCTTGCAGTTGACAAAGTAGACGAAGAGAGTGAGGATTTGGAAAACGTTGGGAAGGTGGTTCAAATATTGCGCCTCATGAGAATTTTTCGAATCCTTAAGCTTGCTCGACATTCAGTAGGGCTTCGATCACTTGGGGCCACACTAAGACACAGCTACCATGAGGTTGGACTGTTGCTTTTGTTCTTGGCAGTTGGGATTTCAATCTTTTCTGTGCTTGTCTACTccgtggaaaaagatgaagatgaaTCTGCACTGCACAACATTCCTGTGGGCTGGTGGTGGGCAACAATTAGTATGACCACAGTTGGTTATGGTGATACATATCCAGTGTCTTTAGCAGGGAAGCTGATTGGCAGTTTATGCATTATTTGTGGAATACTGGTAGTTGCTTTGCCAATCACcatcattttcaataaattttcaAAGTACTACCAGAGGCAGAAATTAGTGGACGTCGACCAATGCAATGGAGAGAGTAAGGATCAGGTGCCCAGTCTTCCATATTTTAATGTCCGGGATCTGTATGCCCAAAGGATGAATTCCTTCATTGCTAGTCTCTCATCAATAAGCAGTATGTCCAGTGACCAAGATTGCACTGACCCTTCAAGCATTCAAGAGACAGACACTCTATACAACGCAAATGCATTGAACAACGGTACTGCAAAGTAG